From Toxorhynchites rutilus septentrionalis strain SRP chromosome 2, ASM2978413v1, whole genome shotgun sequence, a single genomic window includes:
- the LOC129768814 gene encoding uncharacterized protein LOC129768814, with the protein MLFFPTKQCFNRHKHEIESYVVRIYRHNLIKDGGIIKRKLREKLFEEIKLRRNTRVKMDELGWVQMNHDLITRNEPIQQHANGNRPNHFKFNMERLRNILEQHKQNNHAELTSKKQNKFLRMLDAILQIDKVLKEIKEIFFFFFNGTNVPRGTSPSQRSITCVIFIST; encoded by the exons atgcTTTTCTTTCCAACCAAGCAGTGTTTTAATC GGCATAAGCATGAAATAGAATCGTACGTGGTACGAATTTATCGGCACAATCTGATCAAGGACGGAGGCATCATCAAACGGAAACTACGCGAGAAACTTTTCGAAGAGATAAAACTGCGCCGCAACACTCGTGTCAAAATGGACGAGTTGGGCTGGGTGCAGATGAACCACGATTTGATAACGCGTAATGAGCCAATCCAACAGCATGCCAATGGTAATCGACCAAATCATTTTAAATTCAACATGGAGCGGTTGCGAAACATACTGGAGCAGCACAAACAGAACAATCACGCTG agttgacttccaaaaagcaaaacaaattcctgcgtatgctggatgcaattttacaaatcgacaaagttttgaaggaaattaaagagatcttcttcttcttcttcaatggcactaacgttcctagaggaacttcgccgtctcaacgtagtattacttgcgtcatttttattagtacttag